In the Nicotiana tabacum cultivar K326 chromosome 16, ASM71507v2, whole genome shotgun sequence genome, one interval contains:
- the LOC107783612 gene encoding uncharacterized protein LOC107783612, whose amino-acid sequence MDDSFTQPGAIPFKWEIRPGVPKLLHSHEPITTDHHRPLAKQEEVPKNQSRSFPETPRKLRPPPAAGFNFHSPVAEPRTRSFRSAPRARSERHRFDVQNLMTRSSMGVVSDGCFPSPPLLRRVTEKKKKNQKKGSEPDYMSDLERVSRWSVSSRKSVSPFHDSLSSSSSSHESSPRVRRPVTDADWPGFALF is encoded by the coding sequence atggATGATTCATTTACGCAGCCCGGAGCAATTCCATTTAAATGGGAAATCCGACCCGGAGTACCCAAGCTCCTACACTCACACGAACCAATAACAACAGATCACCACCGTCCACTAGCCAAACAAGAGGAAGTACCAAAGAATCAGAGCCGTTCATTTCCAGAAACCCCGCGTAAGCTGAGACCTCCACCAGCAGCTGGGTTCAATTTCCACTCACCAGTTGCGGAGCCCCGAACCCGATCCTTCCGTTCAGCTCCACGGGCACGCTCCGAGAGGCACCGGTTTGACGTGCAGAATCTGATGACCCGATCCTCTATGGGAGTTGTTTCAGATGGGTGCTTCCCATCTCCCCCCTTACTGAGGCGAGTaacggagaagaagaagaagaaccagaAGAAGGGATCCGAACCCGATTACATGTCGGATCTGGAGAGAGTTTCACGGTGGTCGGTGTCAAGTAGAAAGTCAGTGTCTCCTTTTCATGACTCACTTTCCTCTTCATCTTCGTCACACGAGTCGTCGCCCCGAGTCCGACGACCTGTGACTGATGCTGATTGGCCTGGTTTTGCTCTCTTTTAG